A window of the Sabethes cyaneus chromosome 1, idSabCyanKW18_F2, whole genome shotgun sequence genome harbors these coding sequences:
- the LOC128745813 gene encoding uncharacterized protein K02A2.6-like: protein MVQCMRAATAPAVCLFVENLVFNLFGAPAFCITDNATVFKSALFRSLLEKYKVTHWNLAVYHPGPNPTERVNRIIVTAIRCSLNRQKDHRAWDESVHQIAQAIRTNVHDSTGFTPFFINFGRNMVSCGQEYDLLRKTDDESKITPVQLSENMKNLYNVVRQNLMKAYQRYSSSYNTRANKKHHFTEGDIVFKKNVHLSDKSRDFVGKFSNKYSKVRVREVLGTNTYVLENLDGNRIQGCYHGSFLKKA, encoded by the coding sequence ATGGTGCAATGTATGAGAGCTGCAACGGCACCCGCCGTGTGCTTGTTCGTTGAGAATCTCGTATTCAATCTTTTTGGAGCGCCAGCGTTCTGTATCACTGATAACGCAACAGTCTTCAAATCAGCATTATTCAGAAGTCTGTTGGAAAAGTACAAGGTCACGCATTGGAATTTGGCCGTCTATCACCCCGGTCCAAATCCCACCGAACGAGTAAATCGTATAATCGTTACCGCCATCCGTTGTTCCCTTAATCGACAGAAGGATCACCGTGCGTGGGATGAATCCGTTCACCAAATCGCTCAGGCTATCCGAACCAATGTACATGATAGCACTGGCTTCACTCCATTCTTCATAAATTTTGGACGCAATATGGTTAGTTGCGGTCAGGAATACGACCTGCTACGCAAAACTGATGATGAGTCAAAAATTACACCGGTGCAATTAAGCGAGAATATGAAAAATCTATACAACGTAGTGCGACAGAATTTGATGAAAGCGTATCAACGCTACTCTTCTTCCTATAACACCCGCGCCAATAAAAAGCATCACTTTACAGAGGGAGATATAGTGTTCAAAAAAAATGTTCACTTGTCTGATAAAAGCCGCGATTTTGTTGGGAAGTTTTCCAACAAGTACAGTAAGGTTCGTGTGCGCGAAGTTTTGGGAACAAACACGTATGTTTTAGAAAATCTGGACGGAAATCGGATTCAAGGCTGCTATCATGGATCATTCCTAAAGAAagcataa